The Puntigrus tetrazona isolate hp1 chromosome 19, ASM1883169v1, whole genome shotgun sequence genome has a segment encoding these proteins:
- the rps27.1 gene encoding 40S ribosomal protein S27.1, giving the protein MPLAKDLLHPTPEEERRRHKKKRLVQSPNSYFMDVKCPGCYKITTVFSHAQTVVLCVGCSTVLCQPTGGKARLTEGCSFRRKQH; this is encoded by the exons ATGCCA CTCGCAAAAGACTTGCTGCACCCGACCCccgaggaggagaggaggaggcaCAAGAAGAAGCGTCTCGTACAGAGTCCCAATTCTTATTTCATGGATGTCAAGTGTCCAG GATGTTATAAGATCACAACGGTGTTCAGCCACGCACAGACAGTCGTGCTTTGTGTCGGTTGCTCAACCGTCCTGTGTCAGCCCACCGGAGGCAAAGCTCGACTCACAGaag GGTGTTCCTTCAGAAGGAAgcagcattaa
- the LOC122323716 gene encoding cortexin domain-containing 1-like, whose translation MDQPAPPASSWLEIDVDLGFALFFLLLLCLFLLVTVVRCAQTVVDPYGAISTSTYQEEQINN comes from the coding sequence ATGGACCAGCCAGCGCCACCAGCGTCATCATGGCTGGAGATCGATGTGGATTTGGGTTTTGCCctcttttttctccttcttctcTGCCTTTTCTTATTGGTCACCGTTGTGCGTTGCGCTCAAACTGTCGTGGATCCGTACGGAGCCATTTCCACCTCCACCTACCAGGAGGAGCAGATAAATAACTGA